One genomic window of Camelina sativa cultivar DH55 chromosome 5, Cs, whole genome shotgun sequence includes the following:
- the LOC104785980 gene encoding uncharacterized protein LOC104785980, whose amino-acid sequence MRRSASASIVSDQLSASSPSPSPSPSPSPPRIQSAEDSDDDQLLLPRYDPNSHPGKKKKNKSRLRSAENAIHFIPIVLILCAVILWLFSNPISIHET is encoded by the coding sequence atgcgtCGATCGGCGAGCGCCTCCATAGTTTCCGACCAACTCTCAGCGAGTTCTCCGTCACCGTCACCGTCACCGTCACCGTCACCGCCACGAATTCAATCCGCTGAAGATTCCGATGACGATCAGCTTCTTCTGCCTAGGTACGATCCAAACTCTCATccagggaagaagaagaagaacaaatcgCGACTCAGATCCGCCGAGAACGCTATCCACTTCATTCCGATCGTACTCATCCTCTGCGCCGTCATACTCTGGCTGTTTTCTAATCCAATTTCGATTCATGAAACCTAA